The Mariluticola halotolerans nucleotide sequence GTAATCGATGTCGAGCATCATCACCGCCATATCCCGCTCCTGCTCCTGTGCCTTTTCCAGCATGAGCGCGAGATGACGATCAAAATACCGGCGATTATAAAGCCCTGTCAGTTCATCAACCACGGCCAGCTGCATGGTGGCGGTGACACTCTGGCGCAATTCCATTGCATAACGATGCCGCCGAATCTGGGTGCGGACACGCGCGGACAGTTCATTGCGCTCCACGGGGCGCATGATGAAATCATTGACACCCAGTTCAAGCCCGCGCACGAGCTGCGGCCGGTCGGTCTCTTCGGCAACCAGAATAATCGGCAATTGGCGGCTCTTTTCACCGGTGCGCACCTGTGAGCAGACACGCAAAGGGTCAAAATCTCCCAGCGCCATGCTGACCAGTGCCAGGTCATAGGCCTTTTCAGCGACCTGCAACACCGCATCGGCGGGGTTGGTCAACACGTCGACCCGGTGGGTTTGCGCCAGGGCTTCCTGCAGGCGCTGTCCGTGACGAATATCATTGTCGATAATCAGGATATCGCCACCATCTGCGCTGATGGTATCCATCATGCGCATGGAATCCTCGATTGCGAGCTGTTGTCCGGTCATGGCGCGGGAGCGCAACTCGTCGGTCAGAGCCTTGAGGCGAACGAGGCTTTTCACCCGCGCCATCAGCTGCACGTCATCCACCGGCTTGTTGAGAAAGTCGTCTGCGCCGCTTTCCAGTCCATGCACACGATCAGAAGGCTGATCCAGCGCCGTGACCATCACAACGGGGATATGATAGGTGCGCGGGTTCGCCTTGAGCCGGCGGCACACTTCAAACCCATCCATTTCGGGCATCATGACATCGAGCAAAACCAGATCGATGCCGCCCTCTTCGCAGATCGCAAGGGCCTCAGCCCCGGAAAAAGCGGTGACGATCTCAAAATATTCCGCTGCGAGGCGCGCCTCGAGCAGTTTTACATTGGTTGGAATATCGTCAACGATCAGCACACGGGCTGTCATTGGCTACCCCCTGAATACGCATTACAAAAAAACAGGCAGAACCTTAACTCGCCGGACCAATATAGCTTTCAATGGTTTCCAAAAAGTGAGGCACCGAAATGGGCTTGGAAATATAGCCCTCACAACCGCCCTGCAGAATCCGCTCTTCATCACCTTTCATGGCGAAGGCCGTGACAGCAATGACCGGGATCGGTGCGAGTTCGTCATCTTCCTTGAGCCATTTGGTCACCACGAGGCCTGAAACCTCAGGCAACTGGATATCCATCAAAATCAGGTCAGGGTGATGCGCGCGGGCAAGCTCCAGTGCTTCCATGCCATTGCGGGTCTGGATGGTTGCATATCCTCTTGATTCCAGCAGATCATGAAAGAGCTTCATGTTCAGCTCATTATCTTCCACGATCATTACCGTCTTAGCCATGCGTCCTCGTCCTGCTGCGTATGTCGCAGCTTAAAAGTTTGGTTCTCTCATCTGTTGGCTATCATCAACTTATAGTATTACGAAAGCTCAAATGAGGCCGATGCGATGAACGATTTCCAGATTGAGTCCGGTGAAAGCGAAGCATTGGCGGAAGCTTGCCTTGCCTATCTCATCAGCGATCCGGAAGAACTGGGACGCTTCATGACCCATGCCGGACTGGATAGCGGCGCTTTGCGACAGGCGGTGGGCAGCAAAAGCTTCGCATTGGGCATGTTCGATTATTTTGCCCAGAATGAGTCGGCTCTTCTCGCCATGTGTGCCAATTCCGGGATCAGTGCCGAGCGGTTCATGCGCGCCTGGCACCGTCTCAATCCCGATTATTAGCATGCCGACGCGCGGGCACCTTTGTCGCGATTGCGGAACGCACGGAGACCAGGTGCCGGCGCCAAAACGCTGCCACCAGTGCGGATCGCCGCGCGTGATCAGCCATGATGAGCTTTTTGCACTAAGCATCGCGCATGTGGACTGTGACGCATTTTACGCGACAGTCGAGAAACGTGACCGGCCAGAACTTGCGGACAAACCACTGATAATTGGTGGCGGCACCCGCGGTGTCGTTTCCACCTGCTGCTATATCGCCCGGCAAAGCGGGGTCCGCTCGGCCATGCCCTCGGTCACGGCGAAACGCCTCTGCCCGGATGCGGTATTCATCAAACCCGACATGGCCAAATATGTTGCTGTCAGCCGGCAGATCAGAGCGTTGATGGACGAAATGACCCCTCTGGTTCAGCCCCTCTCAATCGACGAAGCTTTTCTCGACATGACCGGCACGGCCGCCCTGCACAAGGCATCGCCTGCGGAAATGCTGGCCCGGTTTGCAAAACGCGTTGAAACGGAGATCGGGGTCACCATCTCGGTTGGCCTCAGCCATAACAAGTTTCTGGCCAAGATCGCCTCTGATCTCGACAAGCCGCGTGGCTTTGCCATTATCGGGAAGGCCGAAACCCTGCCCTTTCTTGCCCCCAAACCGATCAGCATGATTTATGGCGTCGGCAAGGTTTTTACCGAAAAGCTGCGCCGGGACGGTTTTCTGACCATCGGGCAATTACAGCAACACCCGGCTGACGATCTGATTCGGCGCTATGGGGAAATCGGTGCCCGGCTGGGGCGACTGGCGCAGGGCGAGGACACCCGTCAGGTGCATTCCAATGACCCGATGAAGACGGTGAGCAGCGAAACCACATTTTTCACCGACATTGCCGATTTCGACAATTTGTCGACAAAACTGCTGGCCTTGTGCGAACGGCTGTCCGAAAGGCTGAAAGCGAAGAACCTGGTTGGGGACACAGTGACGCTGAAGCTGAAGACCGCCGATTTTCGCTTGCGCACCCGCTCGCGGCACCTGATGATCCCGTCACAATTGGTGCATACTCTGTATGATAATGGCGTGCAGTTGCTGGCACGGGAAATAGACGGCACAGCATTTCGCCTGATCGGCATCGGCGTTTCCGGCCTGGAGGCGGCCACAGGCGACGATCCGGTCGATTTGCTGGAACCCGTTATTGCCCGCAAGTCGGCAGCAGAGCGCGCCATGGACCGGTTGCGCAGTAAATTCGGCCGGGACGCGGTAATCCGGGGCAAGCTTTATCGCGGCCCTGGTGATGATGTTCCGGACATAAATGAAGAAAAAAAGGATTCGTCGTGAGCGCTGAAGCAAAACTCAAAGATCTTGGCCATGAACTCTCAAAGCCCGCCGCACCGGCCGCCAATTATGTGCCGGTGAACCGGATTGGGGACATGCTTTATGTCTCAGGACAGATTTCAGCTGACGCGAATGGTGTGATCAAGGGCACTCTGGGCAAAGATGTGGACGTTGCAGCTGGCCAGAAAGCGGCGTCGTATTGCGCAGTCACCATCCTCTCGCATATCGCCAATAGCGCGGGCGTGCCGCTCGATGAGATCAAGCGTGTGGTCAAGCTGACGGTTCTCGTTGCTTCAACACCTGAGTTCAACGAACAGCACCTGGTGGCCAATGGCGCCTCGGATTTGCTGGTTGCGGTTTTGGGTGACAAGGGACGTCATGCCCGCGCCGCCTTTGGTGTTGCCTCCCTGCCCTTCGGCGCAGCGGTGGAAATCGAGGCGATTGTCGAGGTCTGAACGTGCCATCCGTAACAGATATTCTCAATGCACCCGTAGCCCATCGCGGGTTGCATGATCTGGCCAATGGTGTTGCGGAAAACAGCGCCACCGCTTTTCGTTTGGCGGTGGAGCATGGCTATCCCATTGAATGCGACCTGCAATTGTCGGCGGACGGCATCCCAATGGTGTTTCACGATGACGTTCTGGACCGTCTAACCGAGCTGAAAGGCCCTGTCAGTGCCCTGAGTGCGGCCGAACTGGGCCAGACGCCCCTGAAAAGCAGCGCTGCGGGCGATAGAATTCTGCGTCTTGATGAAATGCTGGAACTAGTCGATGGACGCGTGGGCTTTGCCATTGAACTGAAGCGTCAGGTTGATGGGCGCGATGCCGATCTGGCCGCGGTGAGCGCCGCGATGTTGCGCGATTACGCAGGACCGGTATCGGTGATTTCATTCAGCCCCCGCATTTTGCGCGACCTGCGCCAGCACGGTTTCAAAGGCCCCCGTGGCATTCTTGTTGAACGGTTCAAGAACGACTATGTACGAAAGACGCTGTCTCCCTTGCAGCGCTTCTGTTTACGACACCTGCTGCATTACCCTTTGACCGGGTTCGAGTTTATCGATTGCCATCAAAAGTCGCTGGATCTGCCTGCCGTGCGGCTTTTCAAGACACTGGGTTTCCCTGTCGTCACATGGACGATAACATCACAGGCAGATGCTGACATCGCACTTGAAAACTGCGACCAGATAACATTCGAAGGCTATATCCCCAAAAGTGGCTGAACCAACACTAACCGCGACCATTCACGCATCCACGGAATCCATTCCCGAGGCTGTATGGAACGCGCTTGTGCCGGCAACCGACGGACGGCCCGACAATCCGTTTCACGAGCACGCCTTCTTTCTTGCGCTGGAACAGTCAGGCAGCGCCACCGCCCGCACGGGCTGGCAACCGCAACATATCGTGATTGCGGCGAATGACGAACCTGTCGGCCTCATGCCGTTGTTCCTCAAATCCCATTCTCAGGGCGAATATGTGTTCGATCATGCCTGGGCTGATGCCTATATGCGTGCGGGCGGCAATTATTATCCGAAACTGCAATCAGCGGTGCCGTTCACCCCGGCGACCGCATCCAAGCTACTGGTGCCATCCAACGATCCTGCCATCAGGCGCGGCTTGCTCGACGCAGCTGCACAGCTGACGACAAGACTGGGCGCATCTTCCGCCCACGCAACCTTTGTCTCAGAGGTCGAGGAAGAAGTAGCCGAATCCAGTGGCTGGCTGACCCGCCACGATACCCAGTTTCACTGGCACAATGACGGGTTCTCCGATTTCGAGGCCTTTCTGGCCACGCTCGCCTCGCGCAAGCGCAAACTGATCCGGCGGGAACGCCGGGATGCGCTCGCCGATGGTTTAAGGACCGAGTGGGTCACTGGCGGCGACCTGACCGAGGCGCATTGGGATGCGTTTTTCGATTTTTACATGGACACAGGCAACCGCAAATGGGGACAGCCCTATCTCAACCGCCAGTTCTTCTCCCTGCTCTCTGACGCAATGGCAGACCGCATCGTGCTCATGTTTGCCTATGACGGCACCGAGGCGATTGCCGGCGCACTTAATTTTGCGGGCAAAGACGTGCTTTATGGCCGCAATTGGGGGTGTTCGCGGCACGTACCCTTCCTGCATTTCGAGCTCTGTTATTATCAGGCCATCGATTACGCTATTGCGCATGGTCTCAAAACCGTCGAGGCCGGGGCTCAGGGCGAACACAAACTGTCCCGTGGCTACGCACCCAGTGTTACCCGCTCGATCCACTGGATCGAGCATGCGGGCCTGAGAGCGGCTATTGCGGATTATCTGACACGGGAAAAACTGGCCGTGCTGCAGGATCAGGAAGTGTTGATGCATTTCGCGCCGTTCCGGCGCGGCAACCGCACCGACAGCGACGATTGACAGCCCCCGGAGCCAGTGGCACCAGTTGGCAGAATTTGAGGAGATGGATGATGGACGCTTATGATCCCGATAATATTTTTGGCAAGATTCTCCGTGGCGAGATTCCCTGCCACCGCGTCTATGAAGACGATGACGTGCTCGCCTTCATGGATGTGATGCCGCAGTCCAGCGGCCACACGCTGGTGGTGCCAAGAACAGGGTCACGTAATCTTCTGGATGCGCACCCTGCTGTTCTGGCGACGACCATAGAGCGGGTACAAGACATCGCAAAGGCTGTAAAAAAGGCGATGAATGCTGATGGCATTCGCATCGCCCAGTTCAATGAAGCGGTGGCGGGGCAGACGGTATTCCACCTGCACTTTCATATTATTCCGATGTATGAGGGTGTCACATTGAAACCGCATAGCGGAGACATGGCCGATAATGACGTTCTGGCGGATCAGGCCAAACAGATCGCTGCGGCGCTTTAGCGCTTTTACGGCTTTCCCCTCATCACTGCGCCGTCATTGCGAGCGCCAAAGGCGCGCGGCAATCCAGAGCTACTGACACCAGCGCTCATTGCTCTGGATCGCCACGGCGCTGCGCGCCTCGCGATGACGAAGGGGGTTTTCAGCAAAACCTGAACGGCTCAAGGCTCCCTTGGCCACACACTGAAAACAAAAAGGCCGGTCAAATGACCGGCCTTTTTTTATGCAAGCAGATCGGAACGATCAGCTTTTTTCCTGCGATGTCTTGGACGGGCGCTTGCGCGAGGTCGTCTTTGGCTTGGCTTTCGCCTTTGTCGCGGTCTTTGTGCCACTCTTGGCGCTGCGCACAGCCTTGGGACGGGCCGGCGTTGGTGGCACGGCCACCAGCTCAAGCTGGGCATCATTGCCCTCACCCACCACCGCAACAGTCACGGTGCCACCATCCACCAATTGGCCGAACAAGACTTCCTCGGCCAGCGGCTTCTTGACGTGCTCCTGAATGACGCGACCCAGTGGGCGGGCACCCATGCGTTCGTCATAACCGCGGCGGGCAAGCCAGTCTGCCGCCTCTGGCGTCAGCGTGATCGTGATATTGCGCTCGGCCAGCTGGGATTCCAGCTGCAGCACGAATTTCTCGACGACCTGACGCACGACTTCGGGCGGCAATTGGCCAAAGGAAATAATCGCATCGAGCCGGTTGCGGAACTCGGGCGTGAACATGCGGTTGATGGCTTCCTCGTCATCCCCCTGCTCGCGCTTGCGGCCAAAGCCGATCGGTGCCTTCTGCAGTTCCATGGCCCCCACATTGGAGGTCATGATCAGAATGACATTACGGAAATCAACCGTCTTGCCGGTGTGATCGGTCAGTTTGCCATGATCCATGACCTGCAACAGGATGTTGAACAGATCGGGATGAGCCTTTTCGATCTCGTCGAGCAGCACCACACAATGCGGGTTCTGGTCAACACCATCGGTCAGCAGGCCACCCTGATCAAAGCCGACATAGCCCGGGGGCGCACCGATCAGGCGCGACACGGTGTGCCGCTCCATATATTCGGACATGTCGAAGCGCAGCAGTTCCACACCGAGTGTATCGGCGAGCTGCTTGGCGACTTCGGTCTTGCCGACGCCGGTGGGGCCAGTGAACATGTAGGAGCCGATAGGCTTTTCCGGTTCACGCAGGCCGGCACGGGCCAGCTTAATGGCCGATGACAGGGCTTCAATCGCCAGATCCTGACCGAACACCACGCGCTTGAGATTGGTTTCAAGCCCAGCCAGCAATTCGCCATCGGATTTGGAAACCGAACGTGGCGGGATGCGGGCCATGGTGGCAATGGTGGCTTCGATGTCTTCGACTTCGATCACCTTCTTGCGCTTGTCCTCGGGCACCAGCATCTGGCTGGCCCCGCTCTCGTCGATCACATCGATAGCCTTGTCCGGCAGTTTGCGATCATTGATATAGCGGGCCGACAGCTCAACCGCTGCCTTGAGGGCATCATCGGTATAGGTGATCTTGTGATAGGCCTCAAAATACGGCTTCAGCCCTTTCACGATCTCGACAGCGTCCGGCACAGTGGGTTCGGCGACGTCAATCTTCTGGAAACGCCGGACCAGGGCCCGGTCCTTTTCAAAGAACTGGCGGTATTCCTTGTACGTGGTGGAGCCAATGCAGCGGATCGCCCCGGAAGCCAAAGCCGGCTTCAACAGGTTCGAGGCATCCAGCGCGCCGCCCGAGGTGGCACCAGCGCCGATCACCGTGTGAATCTCATCGATGAACAGCACAGCATTGTCGTGCTTTTCCAGCTCTTTCATCACCGCCTTGAGGCGCTCTTCGAAATCGCCGCGATAACGGGTTCCGGCCAGCAGAGAGCCCATGTCGAGCGCGTAGATGATGGTTTCGCGCAGCACTTCGGGCACGTCCCCTTCAACGATCTTGCGGGCAAGCCCTTCAGCAATGGCCGTTTTACCCACACCGGCGTCGCCAACGTAAATCGGGTTGTTCTTCGACCGACGGCAGAGGACCTGAATGGTGCGGCGCAGTTCTGAATCGCGTCCGATCAACGGATCGATCTTGCCGGCCTTGGCCTTTTCATTGAGATCGACGCAAAAGTCCTGCAAGGCAGAGCTCGGCTGGTTACCGCGCTCACCCTCGTCACCCTGCCCGGCCTCGTTCTCGGCACCCTGAACGGGGCGCGTTTCACCAAGGCCTGACTTGGTGATGCCATGTGAAATGAAATTCACCGCATCCAGCCGTGTCATTTCCTGCTGTTCAAGGAAATAGGCTGCATGGCTTTCGCGCTCGGCGAAAATGGCAACAAGTACATTGGCACCGGTGACTTCTTCCCGTCCTGAGGACTGGACGTGGATCACGGCACGCTGAATGACCCGCTGAAAAGCCGCAGTGGGGCGGGCATCCTGCCCATTGGGCACAATCAGGCTGTCGAGTTCGTCATCGATGAACTCCTCAAGATCCGCCTTGAGGGATTCAATATCAACATCACAACCGGTCAACACCGAGATCGTGTCCCGGTCTTCGGTCAATGCCAGCAGCAAATGTTCGAGTGTCGCGAATTCATGCGCGCGCTCACGGGCCAAATTCATGGCCTGGTGGAGTGCTTTTTCAAGTCCGCGGGAGAATGAAGGCATTACAATCCGATCCTATTTCTTTTCCATCACGCATTGAAGCGGGTGCTGGTTCTTGCGGGCGGCGTCCATGACACGAGTGACCTTGGTTTCAGCCACTTCATAAGGATAGACACCGCATTCACCCACGCCTTGCTTGTGGACGTGCATCATGATTTGCCAAGAGTCCTCGCTCGACCGGTTGAAGACCTCCTGTAAAATCATGACCACAAACTCCATCGGGGTGTAGTCGTCATTGAGCAGCAGGACACGATACATGCTCGGTCGTTTGGTCTTGGGTCTGGTTTTGGTGGCGGTACCGGTTTCAAAGCCAGTGCCGTCATCGCCCTGATCTACATTCTTGTCATCCTTACCAGCGTTTGTGGCCGGCACATGGCGACGCAAAGGTTCGACCGGGTCTTCTGTCCGGTTCGTGTCGCGATACAAATTCAGTTCAGGCATATGGGACAATTCGTCGGCTCGAGAGTTCGGAAGCTTCTTGAAGCCATTATGTAGGTAAAAATCGATCAGTGTTAAGGGCCAAGTTAGTACCAATTGACGATCCGTTCACCGCCTATTGAATTAAATTGGCGGGATTTTACGGATTTGTAACCGCCCGCCTTCTAGAAACACAGCATTGAGTAAGTGTCGGCATGCCATGGGGGTTCGAATGCCGGCGCCATTGTAACGCGTACGAACCGCGTATCGGTTCGGGAGTATTGAGTTGGAGTATCGGGTGATCACCCCAGAACCTGTGTACGGGCTGCGCGATTTCGCGCACCGTTTAGTTGTCATTTTCCTTCTGGCCATGATGGCGCTGGCGGTTTTGCCGTCGCCTGCGGATGCAGCAAACCGGCGTGTGTACGCTGGCATTGTTGTGGACGCCAAATCCGGCAAGACGCTTTATGCCAGCGCGGCCGATGCGGTGCGCTATCCGGCATCGGTGACCAAGGTCATGACGCTTTATGTTCTGTTTCAGGAACTTGAAGCGGGCAATCTGAAACTCTCGTCAAAACTCAAGGTGTCCAAACATGCCGCCGCTGCAGTGCCAACCAAGCTGGGCTTGCGCGCCGGCTCCACCATCTCGGTTGAAGATGCCATCCTCGCGCTGGTAACCCTCTCGGCAAATGACATTGCCCGGACCATTGCCGAAAATATTTCGGGCACGGAAAGCAAGTTCGCCGAGCGGATGACCAAAACCGCCAAGGCGCTTGGCATGAGCCGCACCACCTATCGCAATGCGTCAGGCTTGCCGGATTCAGGTCAGGTCACCACGGCACGCGACCAGGCACGGCTTGGTATCGCCGTTTATCAGCATTTCCCCAAATACTACGAGTATTTCCAGACGCGCAGCTTCAGATACGGCAAGCGCACCTATGGCAATCACAACAATCTGCTCGGCCAAAACGGTGTCGACGGCATCAAGACCGGCTACATCAATGCGGCTGGCTACAATCTTCTCACCGCAGCGCGCAAGAACGACCGGCACATCGTGGTCGTGGGCTTTGGTTTTAATACTGGCGCGGCCCGCAACGCCAAAGTCGCCTCGCTCGTCAAAACATACCTGCCCAAGGCACGCCGCGGCTCCTATGTGGCGCAGGCCAAAATTGCCAAGCCTTCCCCCGGCAGCTCCATCATCCGCTTTGCAGCGGTGCCGGTGACGCCGATGCCCCGCCCCGCGGGTCGCGACATTGTTCTGCCGGCGGCCCTCCCAGCCCCGATTGCCGTGGCAATGCTTGATCCCGGCCAGGCAGCTCCCGCACCGGAACCGCGTCCGATTGAACTGATACCGGCCAATGCGCTGGGTGCAACACAATTGCTTGCCAGTAATGATCCGAACGCGCCCGTGCCGCTGCCCAAACCGAATACGATTGCCGGCGCATGGATCAGTCAGACCCTGCATCTGGAACCGACACCGGGTTCAAACAGCGGCCTGATCCCACCCGCCGCCATTGGCAGCACCCAGGCAGCGCCCGCCGCGATTGACCTTTTGACAAGCGGCAGCGTCACAGAGCCGGCTGTCCAGAATGCGTGGGTGGTGCAAATTGGGGCGTCCGCCAGTGAAAGCGGTGCCCAGTCACTGCTGACAGAAGCTGTTTCCGAAGTCGATAATCTTGCTGACTTCCGGTCATTCGTTGAGACAACCCAAAAGAATGGCCAGACCTTCTACCGTGCCCGTTTCGCCGGATTTGGCGACCGTGAGCAGGCCCGGACTATCTGCGAAAAACTGAAGCAAAAAAACATGAGCTGTCTTGCGATGCAGAGTTAATCCGCACGACGAGACAGCCACAAGGGAAGCACGTTTGGAGCATGTGTAAGGAGTAGCCCAAATGAGCGACAATAGTGCGCTAAAGGAATTGGCAAGTTTTGCCGCCAAATCGCCGCACGCGTCGGACAATCCGGCAGTGCGTCGTTCAGCAATGAATACGCTGATTACCAATCTCGACCACCAGCCTATCCATCGCAAGGTGACGGATTTGCTGGGCACAGTTATGGCCCTGTCGGCTCGTACGCGGCGCATGCTGCAGCCACGTGTCGATATTGACCTTGACGTATTTGCACCGGGCAACAGCCGCGCGGTGCGGCTTTTAATGCGGGACAATGCTGATATCAGCTAACCTGCTTATCCAGATTTTCTCCGGCACCGGACAGGGTGGGCAAAGCCTGCGCTTGCCGGTGCCGAGAAAAAATCAGGCGATCTCGTGATCCCGTTCCTGGCGCGTCTCGTCCGAGGGGTTCCATCCAGACATATCGTCCACATGTTCGGTTATTGGCAGATGCAGGGCGTCAACCAATTGCCGATATTCCTGACGCGCACTGATATGCGACATGGATGGCAATCCACCTAAAAGATCCTCGTCCAGCGGATCGAATACCGTCATCCCCACCGGGAAAAGCGAGCGGAAAATAACCCGTTCGGCAATCCCCTCAGCAACCCGGCAGCCCAGTCGCAACGCGGTGCGCTCCATGCCCGTTTGCACAAGGCGCATATTGCGCGACGACAACATTGAAATGCGGTTCCGCACCAGCACCCAGTCAATCGTGCGGCCATCTATCGCCATGCGTTCCTTGCGCGCACGCTGTACCAAACGGCCATAATGGCTGAGTTCACGCGGCTCGCCTGTCACCGGGTCGACATGCGCCATGACATCGAGATCGATAAGACTGTCATTGAGCGGGGTCACCAGCGTGTCTGCCAACGAATGCGCCAGCCGGGTCAGATGGGTGTCAAAGCCCGGCGTGTCGATGATGATGAAATTGACGTCACGCTCAATCTCCATCACCGCCTGCCGGAACAGATCGAATTCGACCTTCTGGTTTTCGCGGATGGAATCGCCGCGCGTCAGGGGCAGGTGGAAATGAGTCGGGTGCGGCACGCGCAATCCCTTGCTCTGTGACCACTCGCGACGGTTACGGATATAGCTGGTGAAGGTTTGCTGACGGCTGTCCACATCGACAGTAGCAACCTTGAAACCTTGATAAAGCAGGTAGATAGCCAGGTGGAAAGCCGTAGTCGATTTTCCCGACCCGCCTTTCTCGTTACCCAGCACGATCACATGTGCACTTGCCCGGTCCATAATAGCCTCCGGCCCTACCTCGCATGTCATATAGCGCGTCCATACGCGCCGACCTTAGCCCACACAATAGCGCACATGGTTTACAAAAGATTAATGTTAACTGTTCACTACAATGTGGCGCAAAACGGACAAGCCCCATACGTCTTGCCTTTAACGCCAGTGCTACAGGTTTCAGCGCCCCTGTCCGTAGAAATAACGATGGGGCATCCACAGGGGTGTTTCTAAATCAACCCCAGCCTCGCAAGCTCTTCCGCCAGCTCAGCACCATCTTCGTCGACCCCGGGATCGATGTCCGCGGGTGCATCAGCGGGTGTCAGATATCGCCACCCCTGAAAGGGCCGTTTGGGTTGCGGCACCGTATTCACAATTTCGGGCTTCAACAGAATATCACAACATGACCGCCCCTCGGCATCGGTTGTAGCCTCGAGATCGACAATCAGCTGCCGGCAACGAATCGCGCCCCCCATGACCCAGTAAAGCGACCCTTTGCCCACAATTTCGTCGCGCCGTTTCGGCATCATGCGCGTACGGTGGCTGTTCAGCCCGTCGGCCCGGCCAAGCCCGCGTGATCTGTAATACTCGCGATGTTCGATCAGTTCATCGACGCTGGTCACGCCAACGCAGAGCTTGATCAGATTGGTCATTTGGTTTTGCCCTGGATGTAGTCGATCTCGTCCTGCTCAACGATCCAGCTCTCCTTGAGGGCTTCTTCGTGCCATTCCTTGAAGGCAGGCAGATCGTAGATTGCCTCGACATAGTTCTTCGTGAGCGTCGAAACAGGTAAATCATAGGTTCGGATGCGGGCAGCAACCGGCGCGAACATTGCATCCGCGGCAGAAAAGGAACCGAACAGATATGGGCCTGCAGAGCGGGCCAGCAGCTCTCCCCACAACACCTCAAGGCGGCGCAGGTCCGTTTTGATTTCGGCGTAATCGATACGGCCGGGATGGGAGGCGCGCAAGTTCATTGGCGCGGCATTGCGCAGTGCGGTGAAACCGGCGTGCATTTCCGCACTGGCAGCGCGCGCGAGGGCCCGCGAAGCAATATCGGCAGGCCATACGGGCTTATGCGGGTGAATGTCTGCAATATACTCGATAATGGCGATGGTTTCGGTGACCACGAGATCGCCATCAAACAAGACAGGCACTTTACCACTGGGCGAGCGGTCCTGGAGGTTTTCCTGCCATTTTTCGCCACTCAATGGCGCGAATTCTTCAGAGAAGGGAATGGCGAAATGCTTGAGCACCAGCCAAGGCCGCATGGACCATGTGGAATAGTTCTTGTTTCCGATCAACAGCCGCATTTTACCCACCT carries:
- a CDS encoding glycerophosphodiester phosphodiesterase family protein, with the protein product MPSVTDILNAPVAHRGLHDLANGVAENSATAFRLAVEHGYPIECDLQLSADGIPMVFHDDVLDRLTELKGPVSALSAAELGQTPLKSSAAGDRILRLDEMLELVDGRVGFAIELKRQVDGRDADLAAVSAAMLRDYAGPVSVISFSPRILRDLRQHGFKGPRGILVERFKNDYVRKTLSPLQRFCLRHLLHYPLTGFEFIDCHQKSLDLPAVRLFKTLGFPVVTWTITSQADADIALENCDQITFEGYIPKSG
- a CDS encoding HIT family protein, which encodes MMDAYDPDNIFGKILRGEIPCHRVYEDDDVLAFMDVMPQSSGHTLVVPRTGSRNLLDAHPAVLATTIERVQDIAKAVKKAMNADGIRIAQFNEAVAGQTVFHLHFHIIPMYEGVTLKPHSGDMADNDVLADQAKQIAAAL
- a CDS encoding RidA family protein, with protein sequence MSAEAKLKDLGHELSKPAAPAANYVPVNRIGDMLYVSGQISADANGVIKGTLGKDVDVAAGQKAASYCAVTILSHIANSAGVPLDEIKRVVKLTVLVASTPEFNEQHLVANGASDLLVAVLGDKGRHARAAFGVASLPFGAAVEIEAIVEV
- a CDS encoding response regulator is translated as MAKTVMIVEDNELNMKLFHDLLESRGYATIQTRNGMEALELARAHHPDLILMDIQLPEVSGLVVTKWLKEDDELAPIPVIAVTAFAMKGDEERILQGGCEGYISKPISVPHFLETIESYIGPAS
- a CDS encoding DNA polymerase IV, translated to MPTRGHLCRDCGTHGDQVPAPKRCHQCGSPRVISHDELFALSIAHVDCDAFYATVEKRDRPELADKPLIIGGGTRGVVSTCCYIARQSGVRSAMPSVTAKRLCPDAVFIKPDMAKYVAVSRQIRALMDEMTPLVQPLSIDEAFLDMTGTAALHKASPAEMLARFAKRVETEIGVTISVGLSHNKFLAKIASDLDKPRGFAIIGKAETLPFLAPKPISMIYGVGKVFTEKLRRDGFLTIGQLQQHPADDLIRRYGEIGARLGRLAQGEDTRQVHSNDPMKTVSSETTFFTDIADFDNLSTKLLALCERLSERLKAKNLVGDTVTLKLKTADFRLRTRSRHLMIPSQLVHTLYDNGVQLLAREIDGTAFRLIGIGVSGLEAATGDDPVDLLEPVIARKSAAERAMDRLRSKFGRDAVIRGKLYRGPGDDVPDINEEKKDSS
- a CDS encoding GNAT family N-acetyltransferase; the protein is MAEPTLTATIHASTESIPEAVWNALVPATDGRPDNPFHEHAFFLALEQSGSATARTGWQPQHIVIAANDEPVGLMPLFLKSHSQGEYVFDHAWADAYMRAGGNYYPKLQSAVPFTPATASKLLVPSNDPAIRRGLLDAAAQLTTRLGASSAHATFVSEVEEEVAESSGWLTRHDTQFHWHNDGFSDFEAFLATLASRKRKLIRRERRDALADGLRTEWVTGGDLTEAHWDAFFDFYMDTGNRKWGQPYLNRQFFSLLSDAMADRIVLMFAYDGTEAIAGALNFAGKDVLYGRNWGCSRHVPFLHFELCYYQAIDYAIAHGLKTVEAGAQGEHKLSRGYAPSVTRSIHWIEHAGLRAAIADYLTREKLAVLQDQEVLMHFAPFRRGNRTDSDD
- a CDS encoding PleD family two-component system response regulator, which gives rise to MTARVLIVDDIPTNVKLLEARLAAEYFEIVTAFSGAEALAICEEGGIDLVLLDVMMPEMDGFEVCRRLKANPRTYHIPVVMVTALDQPSDRVHGLESGADDFLNKPVDDVQLMARVKSLVRLKALTDELRSRAMTGQQLAIEDSMRMMDTISADGGDILIIDNDIRHGQRLQEALAQTHRVDVLTNPADAVLQVAEKAYDLALVSMALGDFDPLRVCSQVRTGEKSRQLPIILVAEETDRPQLVRGLELGVNDFIMRPVERNELSARVRTQIRRHRYAMELRQSVTATMQLAVVDELTGLYNRRYFDRHLALMLEKAQEQERDMAVMMLDIDYFKAVNDSHGHDAGDAVLREFAARLQRNIRGVDLACRFGGEEFVVLMPDTDYAQAQNVAERVRQAVADFPFVAGTKKPLPVTVSVGVALNESHADVPETMLKRADIALYAAKSQGRNRVVFDAA
- a CDS encoding DUF3572 family protein — translated: MNDFQIESGESEALAEACLAYLISDPEELGRFMTHAGLDSGALRQAVGSKSFALGMFDYFAQNESALLAMCANSGISAERFMRAWHRLNPDY